Proteins from a single region of candidate division WOR-3 bacterium:
- a CDS encoding SLBB domain-containing protein, whose protein sequence is MLNSRRFILLAVLVVSAVAQEATSPPSGAATTGIPTLVGVESPIISETYVLMPGDRLLVTVVGGVTYSYETWVTYEGKMTINLPLPGSLSGDASQSRREASNQVVDAVRVSGLTLQQAQDTVTKEMRRYFRSVQAKLTLLGLRSGIVFVTGEVQYPGAYNASPVERVSQVVARAGGLSPLGSRTKVNVIRGGRLSAIADIERFESKGDLMANPFVESGDVIYVPAVEGLVTVKGAVFGRGQYRLRASALTTEKERISEGIYELEPGDRVFDMIRKAGGITPWADLSNTYIERVVMGGNGARKRLPVDLQNIIFQGDSTQNVELMNSDILVVPPINTLVYVEGEVVSPGPYLFTPNQKASDYIGQAGGPNNYANMRAAYIERRGHRISARTDPVVEPGDKIVLPRVNLRFWQDYVQIVSAIGIPVASIVISIWALNR, encoded by the coding sequence GTGCTCAATAGCAGACGGTTCATACTACTGGCGGTCTTGGTTGTTTCGGCCGTAGCCCAGGAGGCGACATCGCCGCCGTCTGGAGCGGCGACAACCGGGATACCGACGCTGGTTGGTGTCGAGAGTCCGATTATTTCTGAAACTTACGTGCTGATGCCCGGGGACCGGCTACTAGTCACTGTCGTGGGCGGGGTAACCTACTCGTACGAGACATGGGTCACCTACGAGGGTAAGATGACGATCAACCTGCCACTGCCGGGTTCGCTGTCGGGTGACGCCAGCCAGTCAAGGCGGGAGGCCAGTAATCAGGTGGTGGATGCGGTGAGGGTCTCGGGGCTTACTTTGCAGCAGGCCCAGGATACCGTGACCAAGGAAATGCGGCGCTACTTTCGTTCGGTTCAAGCGAAGCTGACACTGCTCGGACTTCGATCCGGCATCGTTTTTGTTACCGGTGAAGTTCAGTATCCTGGTGCGTACAATGCCTCGCCGGTCGAACGTGTGTCGCAGGTTGTCGCCCGGGCCGGCGGGCTGTCGCCGCTGGGCTCGCGGACCAAGGTCAACGTCATTCGCGGTGGCCGGCTGAGTGCGATTGCCGACATCGAACGATTCGAGTCTAAGGGCGACCTGATGGCTAACCCGTTCGTCGAGTCTGGTGACGTCATCTATGTGCCGGCGGTTGAAGGCCTCGTAACGGTAAAGGGCGCAGTATTTGGCCGCGGCCAGTACCGGTTGCGGGCATCGGCCCTGACAACTGAAAAGGAGCGAATCAGCGAGGGTATCTACGAACTGGAGCCGGGTGACCGGGTGTTTGACATGATTCGCAAGGCGGGCGGCATTACTCCCTGGGCCGACCTTTCAAACACCTACATTGAGCGCGTGGTGATGGGCGGAAATGGCGCACGCAAGCGGCTACCGGTGGACCTGCAAAACATCATCTTCCAGGGTGACTCGACTCAAAACGTCGAGCTGATGAACTCAGACATACTTGTTGTGCCGCCGATAAACACCCTTGTCTATGTTGAAGGTGAAGTTGTTTCGCCCGGCCCTTACCTGTTCACGCCGAACCAGAAGGCGAGTGATTATATCGGCCAGGCTGGTGGGCCGAACAACTATGCTAATATGCGGGCGGCATACATCGAGCGCCGTGGTCACCGCATTTCGGCACGTACCGATCCGGTGGTCGAGCCTGGCGACAAGATCGTTCTTCCGCGCGTAAATCTACGGTTCTGGCAGGACTACGTGCAGATTGTCAGCGCCATCGGCATTCCGGTCGCTTCAATCGTAATATCAATCTGGGCCCTGAACCGCTGA
- the ppdK gene encoding pyruvate, phosphate dikinase, with the protein MRFVYRFGNGLADGSAKMLDVLGGKGANLAEMTNIGLPVPPGFTISTRVCVYRMKHGRLPKRLPAEVRRGMEFIEQVVGRRFGDAECPLLVSVRSGARASMPGMMDTVLNLGLNDVTVDGLARLTRNERFALDSYRRFIQMFSDVVLGTGDAEFEKILVAERKRTGVKDDAELDAAGLSRVVARYKAKVRELSGRDFPQDPQEQLWMAIEAVLGSWNNERAREYRRIYRIPDDWGTAVNVQAMVFGNLGEGSATGVAFTRNPATGERKHYGEYLNNAQGEDIVAGIRNPKPLEWLAAEQPKVYRRLTSMFARLERHYRDMQDVEFTVERGRLWVLQCRTGKRTPRAAVKIAHDMVRERLISQKEAVLRVNPDAAAALLHSSIDPTAKYEVVARGLGASPGAASGEMVLSSERAVELALAGRKVVLVRHQTSADDVGGMARAEGFLTAAGGMTSHAAVVARGMGKPCVVGCEALRVDYEGRKVLVGTRELAEGDVITIDGSSGEVIAGAVPLVEASFPEDFVTLLSWADKFRRLRVRTNADLPKDAAKAREYGAEGIGLCRTEHMFFGPDRISAMQEMIVAEDEAGRRRALAKLLPMQRNDFANIFRAMNGFPVTIRTLDPPLHEFLPKDEPGLVKVAARVGMPVEKLRVVVERLREENPMLGFRGCRLGITRPEITEMQARAIFEAACEVKAEGVDVKPEVMIPLVGDVREFVLQREVVDRVAAQVFEKTGIRVEYLVGTMIEVPRAAMTADDIGREAGFFSFGTNDLTQMTFGFSRDDVGKFLPQYLELRIVPRNPFETLDVEGVGMLMRLAVRMGRRVKPELKIGICGEHGGDPDSIRFCHQLGMDYVSCSPYRVPVARLAAAHAALREEQEAERRAERVRIRARMRSRRARPV; encoded by the coding sequence ATGAGATTCGTATATCGTTTTGGTAACGGGCTGGCTGATGGTTCGGCCAAGATGCTCGACGTGCTTGGCGGTAAGGGCGCAAATCTGGCCGAGATGACGAACATCGGTCTGCCGGTGCCGCCCGGGTTTACGATTTCGACCCGGGTGTGCGTTTATCGCATGAAACACGGCCGGCTGCCCAAGCGTCTGCCGGCCGAGGTGCGGCGCGGCATGGAGTTTATCGAGCAGGTGGTCGGTCGCCGATTCGGCGACGCAGAATGTCCGCTCTTAGTTTCAGTGCGGTCCGGTGCCCGGGCTTCGATGCCGGGCATGATGGACACGGTCCTGAACCTTGGTCTGAACGACGTGACGGTTGACGGTCTGGCACGGCTGACCCGTAACGAGCGGTTCGCACTTGATTCATACCGCCGGTTCATTCAGATGTTTTCCGACGTCGTGCTTGGGACCGGCGACGCTGAGTTCGAGAAGATTCTTGTGGCGGAGCGGAAGCGGACCGGGGTCAAGGATGATGCCGAACTGGATGCTGCAGGCCTGAGCCGGGTCGTGGCACGCTACAAGGCCAAGGTGCGGGAGCTTTCCGGCCGGGATTTTCCCCAAGACCCGCAGGAGCAACTGTGGATGGCAATTGAGGCAGTGCTTGGTTCCTGGAATAACGAGCGGGCCAGGGAGTATCGCCGGATTTACCGGATTCCGGATGACTGGGGTACCGCGGTCAATGTTCAGGCGATGGTGTTTGGTAATCTGGGCGAGGGATCAGCAACCGGGGTTGCTTTCACGCGTAACCCGGCAACTGGCGAACGCAAGCATTACGGTGAGTATCTGAACAATGCCCAGGGTGAGGACATTGTTGCCGGAATCCGCAACCCGAAGCCTTTGGAGTGGCTGGCCGCAGAGCAGCCGAAAGTGTATCGGCGGCTGACAAGCATGTTTGCCCGGCTGGAGCGGCATTACCGGGACATGCAGGACGTTGAGTTCACGGTCGAGCGGGGCCGGCTCTGGGTGCTTCAGTGCCGGACCGGCAAGCGGACACCAAGAGCAGCGGTGAAGATTGCCCACGATATGGTGCGGGAGCGGCTTATTTCGCAGAAGGAGGCAGTGCTGCGCGTGAACCCGGATGCGGCCGCAGCCTTGCTTCATTCCAGTATTGACCCGACCGCAAAGTACGAAGTAGTGGCCCGGGGGTTAGGGGCTTCGCCGGGTGCGGCCTCAGGTGAGATGGTTTTGAGTTCGGAGCGGGCAGTCGAGCTTGCACTGGCCGGCCGGAAGGTAGTGCTTGTTCGGCACCAGACTTCGGCCGACGATGTTGGTGGCATGGCCCGTGCCGAAGGTTTCCTGACCGCGGCGGGCGGCATGACTTCGCATGCTGCGGTTGTGGCCCGGGGCATGGGCAAGCCGTGTGTAGTAGGATGCGAGGCGCTGCGAGTGGACTACGAGGGCCGGAAGGTTCTGGTCGGCACGCGCGAGCTGGCTGAGGGTGATGTTATCACGATTGACGGTTCGAGCGGAGAGGTGATTGCCGGCGCGGTGCCGCTGGTCGAAGCATCTTTCCCGGAAGACTTCGTCACGTTGCTTTCCTGGGCTGACAAGTTCCGCCGGCTGCGGGTGCGGACCAATGCCGATTTGCCAAAGGATGCGGCTAAGGCGAGAGAGTACGGCGCCGAGGGAATCGGTCTGTGTCGGACCGAGCACATGTTCTTCGGTCCGGACCGGATAAGCGCAATGCAGGAGATGATTGTTGCCGAGGACGAGGCCGGACGCCGGCGGGCACTTGCCAAGCTACTGCCGATGCAGCGCAACGACTTTGCGAACATTTTCCGGGCGATGAACGGTTTCCCGGTTACGATTCGGACTCTTGACCCGCCACTGCATGAGTTTCTGCCCAAGGACGAGCCCGGGCTGGTAAAGGTAGCGGCGCGGGTCGGGATGCCGGTTGAGAAGCTCAGGGTGGTGGTGGAGCGGTTGCGGGAGGAGAATCCGATGCTCGGCTTCAGGGGATGCCGGCTCGGCATTACCAGGCCGGAGATTACCGAGATGCAGGCAAGGGCGATCTTTGAGGCGGCGTGCGAGGTGAAGGCCGAGGGCGTTGATGTCAAGCCCGAGGTGATGATTCCATTGGTCGGCGATGTAAGGGAGTTTGTGCTCCAGCGCGAGGTGGTTGATCGGGTCGCGGCCCAGGTGTTTGAGAAGACCGGGATAAGGGTGGAGTATTTGGTCGGCACGATGATCGAGGTGCCGCGTGCGGCAATGACCGCGGATGACATCGGCCGGGAAGCGGGTTTCTTTTCGTTCGGGACCAATGATCTGACCCAGATGACTTTCGGTTTTTCGCGTGACGACGTCGGTAAGTTTCTGCCCCAGTACCTGGAGTTGAGGATAGTGCCGCGCAATCCGTTCGAGACACTTGATGTCGAAGGGGTCGGCATGCTGATGCGGCTGGCCGTGCGGATGGGCCGGCGCGTGAAGCCTGAGCTGAAAATCGGCATCTGCGGTGAGCACGGCGGCGATCCGGATTCAATCAGGTTCTGCCATCAGCTTGGAATGGATTATGTCAGTTGCTCGCCTTATCGCGTACCGGTTGCTCGGCTGGCCGCGGCCCATGCGGCGCTGCGCGAGGAGCAGGAGGCTGAGCGCCGGGCTGAGCGGGTAAGAATCCGGGCCAGGATGAGGAGCCGTAGAGCAAGGCCCGTATGA
- a CDS encoding metal ABC transporter permease encodes MLWKPAVAAVLGGLVCGIVGVWVVMMEIPFVGVAMSHAAFAGSIAGLLLGINPLASALLFCLVASLAIGPVAERSDLAPSVSLGIIFSLVLGLAFLGLGLLRGPRSEALSLIWGNILLVSSQDLILMAAVAAVILLFLSLFYKETCALLHNREIARAVGIPERVFFFVMLALSGLVVTANLSTVGGLLIFSLIVNPPSAAFQLTYRLKTMYFLSVLFSILSCLIGLVVSWLTDAPAGAVIIITSSTIFGLALLFSPKRRRNSLTATGPDTGG; translated from the coding sequence TTGCTCTGGAAACCTGCGGTTGCTGCGGTGCTTGGCGGTCTGGTGTGCGGCATCGTGGGCGTCTGGGTGGTAATGATGGAAATACCTTTTGTCGGCGTAGCCATGTCCCATGCCGCGTTTGCCGGCTCGATTGCCGGACTCTTGCTGGGCATCAACCCGCTTGCTTCGGCCTTGCTTTTTTGTCTAGTTGCTTCTCTGGCAATTGGGCCGGTGGCGGAACGGTCTGACCTCGCACCATCAGTCTCGCTCGGTATCATCTTCTCGCTGGTGCTGGGGCTTGCTTTTCTGGGCCTGGGCCTCTTGCGCGGCCCGCGCAGTGAAGCGCTCAGCCTTATCTGGGGCAACATTCTGCTTGTTTCATCCCAGGACCTTATCCTGATGGCCGCAGTTGCGGCTGTTATCCTTCTTTTTCTTTCCCTTTTCTACAAAGAGACCTGCGCCCTGCTCCACAATCGAGAGATTGCGCGAGCGGTGGGGATTCCGGAGCGGGTATTCTTCTTTGTGATGCTGGCGCTGTCTGGGCTGGTGGTGACGGCCAATCTTTCCACAGTCGGCGGCCTGCTCATCTTCAGCCTGATTGTCAACCCGCCCTCGGCCGCATTCCAGCTCACTTACCGGCTGAAGACGATGTATTTTCTCTCGGTTCTATTCAGCATTCTTTCCTGTCTGATTGGTCTTGTCGTATCCTGGCTTACTGATGCTCCAGCCGGCGCAGTGATCATCATCACCTCCAGCACCATCTTCGGCCTAGCACTTCTCTTCTCCCCAAAACGGCGCCGGAACAGCCTGACAGCTACCGGCCCGGACACTGGCGGCTGA
- a CDS encoding phosphoenolpyruvate carboxykinase (ATP) codes for MSAVLPGGEARRPDFAQGLLSEMVQRHPDVWFNPNRRQLIQEVVERREAFVAQCGCLATWTPVESTGRSPRDTVLVRRPESEALFDWDSPNNIPISPDTFDMLVEDAVNAMSRKPRLYVTDRVLGADPSYALPFRTISDRSLTALFTVNMFRPVDREAQVKSAKSVFADRPFTLLVLPYDKLDPARYEGRLRKLPGSNRTSNMVIATDMDRRLGVIFGSAYCGSVKKLAFTVMNFLLPAEGILPIHCSANEGRDGDVALLLGLSGTGKTTLSADPRRKLLGDDEHGWSDSGIANFENGCYAKLINLDPQKEPEIYQACFHQAHFLEHGAIIENAMMYPDGRFDLADSRFTQNSRGSYPLSFLSNVKNPPVGGHPRTVIFLTADAHGVLPPVARLSRDRAMLWFLMGYTSKLAGTETGVIEPVSTFSRFFGQPFMPRNPEVYAQLLGEKLDRHRVRVYLVNTGWTGGPYGVGRRIEISLTREMVEAALSGALEHVEYREDPVFHLEVPKVCPGVPDDAMLDPANTWKDRLAYENRARRLAAEFCTQFEKAYGNKNIAPEVSRQCPGR; via the coding sequence ATGAGCGCCGTTTTGCCGGGCGGCGAAGCAAGACGACCGGATTTCGCTCAGGGTCTGCTGAGCGAAATGGTTCAGCGTCATCCAGATGTGTGGTTCAATCCGAACCGGCGTCAGTTGATCCAGGAGGTAGTGGAACGCCGGGAGGCGTTTGTTGCCCAGTGCGGATGCCTGGCGACTTGGACCCCGGTTGAGTCCACTGGTCGAAGTCCGAGGGATACGGTCCTTGTCCGACGTCCGGAGTCTGAGGCCCTGTTTGACTGGGATTCACCAAACAACATTCCGATTTCACCTGACACTTTCGACATGCTGGTCGAGGATGCGGTCAATGCCATGTCGAGGAAACCGAGACTGTATGTGACTGACCGTGTGCTTGGTGCTGACCCAAGTTATGCACTGCCGTTTCGGACGATTTCCGACCGCAGCCTGACCGCACTGTTCACCGTCAACATGTTCCGGCCAGTAGATAGGGAGGCACAGGTGAAGTCTGCGAAGTCGGTGTTTGCGGACCGGCCGTTTACTTTGTTGGTGCTTCCTTATGATAAGCTCGACCCGGCGCGGTACGAGGGTAGATTGCGTAAGCTGCCGGGGAGCAACAGGACCTCGAATATGGTGATTGCCACCGACATGGACCGCAGGCTTGGTGTGATATTTGGCTCGGCCTATTGCGGCAGCGTGAAGAAGCTTGCGTTCACAGTTATGAATTTTCTGCTGCCAGCTGAGGGCATCCTGCCAATTCACTGCTCGGCGAATGAGGGTAGGGATGGAGATGTGGCACTTTTGCTTGGGTTGTCCGGCACGGGTAAGACAACGCTTTCGGCTGACCCGAGGCGGAAACTTTTGGGCGATGATGAGCACGGCTGGAGTGATTCAGGCATTGCCAATTTTGAGAACGGTTGCTATGCGAAGCTTATCAATCTTGACCCGCAGAAAGAACCGGAGATATATCAGGCGTGCTTCCATCAGGCGCATTTTCTTGAGCATGGTGCGATCATTGAGAATGCGATGATGTACCCGGACGGCCGGTTCGACCTTGCCGACAGTCGGTTCACGCAAAACTCTCGCGGCTCCTATCCTTTGTCGTTTCTTTCCAATGTCAAGAATCCGCCGGTGGGGGGTCACCCAAGGACGGTTATTTTTCTGACCGCGGATGCGCACGGTGTGCTGCCACCGGTTGCCCGGCTGTCGCGAGACCGGGCGATGCTCTGGTTTCTGATGGGTTATACGTCGAAGCTCGCCGGTACTGAGACCGGCGTAATTGAGCCGGTGAGCACGTTCTCAAGGTTCTTTGGCCAGCCGTTCATGCCGCGCAATCCCGAGGTCTATGCCCAGCTTCTGGGTGAGAAACTGGACCGTCATCGGGTCAGGGTCTATCTTGTGAATACCGGCTGGACCGGCGGGCCGTACGGTGTGGGTCGGCGAATAGAGATCAGTCTGACAAGAGAGATGGTCGAGGCGGCATTGTCTGGTGCGCTGGAGCATGTTGAATATCGTGAAGACCCGGTGTTTCATCTTGAGGTACCAAAGGTCTGTCCAGGTGTGCCGGATGATGCGATGCTCGACCCGGCCAACACATGGAAGGACCGACTGGCCTACGAGAACCGGGCAAGAAGGCTGGCGGCCGAGTTCTGCACCCAGTTTGAGAAGGCTTACGGAAACAAGAACATCGCACCAGAAGTCAGCCGCCAGTGTCCGGGCCGGTAG
- a CDS encoding TonB-dependent receptor → MSLVLSLLLLVGPVDTVATPIFPIDEVVVTAERVAREVRDVAASVSVLTGEEIRRSGARTVTDALATLPGVFVQRTSQFGRTDLDIRGVGDRGCRIAVLVDGRPEKMPIYGCVVTHTLPLNNVERIELVRGPLSVLYGSDAMGGVVNIITRRAYSPLDISGRVEYGSFNTIHSRLAAGTQQGDLNVLFSLDKAKSDGHLPNSQYNGNDLSLRAGYELSPAVSFDFTGKYFTGVKHEPKRTNDPDTLIATGWNQYDRGGLDLTANFRTQTANGFAKIYRTFGEHEFDPKDGWHSTDYTNGAILHAHRELRFGNLVQAGAEYKRLSGTRIISDTNKPSWARNQWDVFIQDEQTLGFLSANAGIRYSQDQISGGAVCPRLGLVAKTGFGLTGRASVNRGFRFAPLNYTSVFPPKNPDLRPEIAWNYEVGANLTLAELLSADLAGFMLKGQDLIELGPNPNPPPPVQFQNKGGFIFKGVEATLDGRYQFLRSRLGISFLDPGVNTRARPGLKISAEAGANLSRFDFTLGFQHVSRYYAQDSSRSPIPAYGTFDLRAGWQAFSWLRVFAAAENLLDAQYDTFCDLPGAAAGLYRMPGRSFTVGLDLRKP, encoded by the coding sequence ATGAGTCTAGTGCTATCACTGCTTTTGCTTGTCGGGCCTGTAGATACGGTAGCAACACCCATTTTCCCCATTGATGAAGTGGTTGTAACCGCAGAGCGGGTGGCGCGTGAGGTGCGCGATGTGGCCGCTTCGGTTTCGGTGTTGACCGGCGAGGAGATACGAAGGAGCGGTGCCCGTACCGTAACCGACGCCTTGGCCACTCTGCCCGGGGTCTTTGTGCAACGAACAAGCCAGTTCGGTCGCACAGACCTGGACATTCGCGGTGTAGGTGACCGGGGTTGCCGAATTGCCGTGCTGGTTGATGGCCGACCGGAGAAAATGCCCATTTACGGCTGTGTAGTCACCCATACATTGCCTCTGAACAACGTCGAAAGGATTGAGCTGGTGCGCGGGCCTCTGTCTGTGCTCTATGGTTCAGACGCCATGGGCGGAGTGGTGAATATCATCACGCGCCGGGCATATTCGCCGCTCGACATCTCCGGTCGGGTAGAATACGGTTCGTTCAACACGATTCACTCGCGCCTGGCTGCCGGCACGCAGCAGGGAGACCTCAACGTGCTCTTTTCTCTCGACAAGGCCAAATCGGACGGGCACCTGCCTAACTCGCAGTACAATGGCAACGACCTTTCGCTGCGCGCGGGTTATGAATTGTCGCCGGCTGTATCATTTGACTTCACCGGCAAGTACTTTACCGGCGTGAAGCACGAGCCGAAGCGGACAAACGACCCGGATACACTTATTGCCACAGGTTGGAATCAGTACGACCGTGGTGGTCTGGACCTGACCGCCAATTTCCGCACCCAGACGGCCAACGGTTTTGCCAAAATATACCGCACCTTCGGCGAACACGAGTTTGATCCTAAGGACGGCTGGCACTCCACCGACTACACCAATGGTGCCATTCTGCATGCGCATCGAGAGCTTAGGTTTGGCAACCTGGTACAAGCCGGGGCTGAGTACAAGCGGCTTTCCGGCACCCGCATCATTTCGGACACGAACAAACCTTCCTGGGCTCGCAACCAGTGGGATGTGTTCATTCAAGATGAACAGACCCTGGGATTTCTGAGTGCCAATGCCGGTATCCGCTACAGCCAGGACCAGATTTCTGGAGGAGCAGTTTGTCCCAGACTTGGTCTGGTGGCAAAGACTGGCTTTGGTCTTACCGGCCGGGCCAGTGTGAACCGCGGGTTCCGTTTTGCCCCGCTCAACTACACCAGTGTTTTCCCGCCCAAGAATCCGGACCTGCGGCCGGAAATAGCGTGGAACTACGAGGTGGGCGCCAATCTGACCCTGGCTGAGCTCCTAAGTGCGGACCTGGCCGGGTTTATGCTCAAGGGCCAGGACCTGATCGAACTGGGGCCAAATCCCAATCCGCCACCGCCGGTGCAGTTTCAGAACAAGGGCGGTTTCATCTTCAAGGGTGTGGAGGCGACACTTGACGGTCGCTACCAGTTCCTGCGCAGTCGCCTGGGCATCAGTTTTCTTGACCCAGGCGTCAATACCCGGGCCCGACCCGGACTGAAGATTTCGGCTGAGGCTGGTGCAAACCTGAGCCGGTTCGACTTCACGCTTGGTTTTCAACACGTCAGCCGTTACTATGCTCAGGACAGTTCCCGCTCACCGATTCCTGCTTACGGCACCTTTGACCTGCGCGCTGGATGGCAGGCATTTTCCTGGTTGCGGGTTTTTGCCGCGGCCGAGAACCTGTTAGATGCGCAATACGATACCTTCTGCGACCTGCCTGGTGCGGCGGCAGGTCTGTACCGCATGCCAGGCCGTTCCTTCACCGTTGGGTTGGACCTGAGAAAACCGTAG
- a CDS encoding ATP-binding cassette domain-containing protein produces MASTSPAVSIRSVTVSYRSNVALHNVSLELQHGDFCGIIGPNGAGKTTLLTVFNGLGRIHSGTVEVLGERGTSRSFARLRRRIGYVAQQERVDPRVPISCLEAVLMGRIGRAGVLRRLKQQDYDRCREMMQLAGILHLAHRPVGQLSGGEARKLSLARALVQEPELLLLDEPTSNLDPRAVQELSELVVTAWRKFNLTVVMVTHQLDHLPKVTNRIVMVKNGQLLATGDRSLLADKRQLELLFADAG; encoded by the coding sequence TTGGCCTCGACTTCCCCTGCTGTTTCCATCCGCTCGGTTACTGTCAGCTACCGCAGCAATGTGGCTTTGCACAATGTTTCGCTGGAGTTACAGCATGGCGATTTCTGCGGCATCATCGGGCCGAACGGTGCCGGCAAGACTACCCTTCTTACAGTTTTCAACGGTCTGGGCCGGATTCATTCCGGCACCGTGGAAGTTTTGGGTGAACGCGGCACCAGTCGCAGTTTTGCCCGTCTGCGTCGGCGCATCGGTTATGTTGCCCAGCAGGAAAGAGTGGACCCGCGCGTGCCCATTTCGTGCCTGGAAGCGGTACTTATGGGTCGCATCGGCCGTGCGGGTGTTCTGCGAAGACTGAAGCAGCAGGACTACGACCGCTGCCGGGAAATGATGCAGCTTGCCGGCATTCTGCATCTGGCACACCGGCCGGTGGGACAGTTGTCCGGCGGCGAAGCCCGCAAGCTCTCGCTAGCCCGGGCCCTGGTGCAGGAGCCAGAGCTCTTACTACTTGATGAGCCTACCTCCAACCTTGACCCCCGGGCAGTGCAGGAACTAAGTGAACTGGTAGTAACCGCCTGGAGGAAATTCAACCTGACGGTAGTGATGGTCACGCATCAGCTTGACCACCTGCCCAAGGTTACAAACCGTATTGTCATGGTGAAAAACGGTCAGCTTCTGGCTACCGGCGACCGTAGCCTGCTGGCTGACAAGCGGCAGCTTGAACTTCTATTTGCCGATGCTGGCTGA
- a CDS encoding DUF2905 domain-containing protein, translating into MSSLAPFGRMLVVLGIVLVLVGAGLLAAARFGLPRLPGDVVIERRNLVVYIPVASALVVSVILTLLLNLFLRR; encoded by the coding sequence GTGAGTAGTCTTGCGCCGTTTGGCCGCATGCTTGTTGTCCTGGGCATTGTGCTGGTGCTTGTTGGTGCCGGCCTGCTGGCGGCGGCACGGTTTGGCCTGCCGCGGCTGCCGGGCGACGTGGTTATCGAGCGGCGAAACCTGGTGGTTTATATTCCGGTTGCGTCAGCCTTGGTTGTTTCGGTCATCCTGACGCTGCTTTTGAACCTGTTTCTGCGGCGGTAA
- a CDS encoding zinc ABC transporter substrate-binding protein, giving the protein MKWWNGANGRLWLLSGWVLVAIALGLAVFGCAARPGSRLRVVTTTTLISSIVEAIGGKYVQATAIAPGGMCPGHFDIPPSAVAAANDAQLLLNHGWEEWFAKLEQALHNPRVIRRTLSTKGNWMVPAIHKQAVKEVLQLLVEIDSAHADSFRLAAQYYTAQIDSAAAQACSLFSGRAMPRVIAAEHQAPFLRWLGFSVVATYGRPEEFTAQELVRLARVMADSGVMLVVDNLQSGSDAGKPLAEAHGVAHVTLTNFPLPGKAKNQKSKKAGKPESQKAEKPAYCQALLDNARALASALEGLNP; this is encoded by the coding sequence TTGAAGTGGTGGAATGGTGCGAATGGACGACTATGGCTTCTGTCCGGCTGGGTGCTGGTGGCCATTGCGCTGGGGCTGGCAGTTTTTGGTTGCGCGGCCAGGCCTGGTTCCCGGCTCCGGGTCGTGACCACCACTACGCTTATTTCTTCCATAGTTGAAGCGATTGGTGGCAAGTATGTGCAGGCTACCGCCATTGCGCCTGGTGGCATGTGTCCGGGCCATTTCGATATTCCACCTTCGGCCGTGGCTGCGGCAAACGATGCCCAGCTCCTACTCAATCATGGCTGGGAAGAGTGGTTTGCCAAGCTGGAGCAGGCGTTGCACAATCCCAGAGTGATACGCCGGACGCTGAGCACCAAGGGCAACTGGATGGTGCCGGCTATACACAAGCAGGCGGTAAAAGAGGTTCTGCAACTGCTCGTGGAAATAGACAGCGCTCACGCGGACAGCTTCCGCCTGGCCGCACAATACTATACAGCGCAAATAGATTCCGCTGCGGCCCAGGCGTGCAGCCTTTTTTCCGGCCGGGCCATGCCCAGAGTAATTGCGGCTGAGCATCAGGCTCCTTTCCTGCGCTGGCTGGGATTTTCTGTGGTTGCCACCTATGGCCGGCCCGAAGAATTCACCGCTCAGGAACTGGTGCGTCTGGCCCGGGTAATGGCCGACTCCGGGGTCATGCTTGTCGTGGACAATCTGCAGTCCGGTTCAGATGCAGGCAAGCCACTCGCCGAAGCCCACGGCGTAGCACATGTCACCCTGACTAATTTCCCGCTACCCGGCAAAGCCAAAAACCAAAAGAGCAAGAAAGCCGGAAAGCCAGAAAGCCAGAAAGCAGAAAAGCCAGCCTACTGCCAAGCGCTTCTTGACAACGCCCGCGCCCTTGCTTCTGCTCTGGAAGGCTTGAATCCCTGA
- the nikR gene encoding nickel-responsive transcriptional regulator NikR, whose protein sequence is MPRRNGSKEPELVRFGVSMEPELLRVFDRLLERTGIPCRSKAVRDMVRTRLAEAELESGPSPAVGVLSFIYSHDQPDLAERLLHLEHERHTEVVSSVHVHLDRNACLEVLIMRGRASRLRELADRLSGLRGVRHARLSLLPAACPLAHKKGAERR, encoded by the coding sequence GTGCCACGCAGAAACGGTAGCAAAGAGCCGGAACTCGTACGTTTCGGCGTCTCGATGGAGCCGGAGCTGCTTCGTGTCTTCGACCGCCTGCTGGAGCGGACTGGTATTCCCTGCCGGTCCAAGGCAGTGCGGGACATGGTGCGGACCCGGTTGGCCGAGGCCGAGCTGGAATCTGGCCCTAGTCCGGCGGTTGGCGTTCTTTCGTTCATCTACAGTCACGATCAGCCGGACTTGGCGGAGCGGCTGCTGCACCTGGAGCACGAGCGTCATACCGAGGTTGTCTCCAGTGTCCATGTGCATCTGGACAGGAACGCCTGTCTGGAGGTGCTGATCATGCGCGGCCGGGCCAGTCGACTGCGGGAACTTGCCGACCGCCTGTCCGGATTGCGGGGAGTCAGACATGCCCGGTTGTCGCTCTTGCCTGCTGCCTGTCCGCTTGCCCACAAGAAGGGGGCAGAACGACGGTAG